The sequence below is a genomic window from Microbacterium sp. SORGH_AS_0888.
TCCGTACTGGCCCAGGAGTCCGTAGAGTCCCTGTGTGAGCACGGCGTGCGGTCCGGACTGTATGAAGATCGCCGCGACCAGGAAGTCGTTCCATACCCACAGAAACTGGAAGATCGCGAACGACGCGAGTGCCGGCACGGACAGTGGGACCACGAGCCGCCAGAAGATCTGGAAGTGGCTCGCTCCGTCCACGCGCGCCGCCTCGATGAGAGAGTTCGGCAGCGTCGACATGTAGTTGCGGAAGATGTAGATCGCCAGCGGCAATGCGAAGGTCGCGTGTACGATCCATGCCGCTGGGTACTCACCGACGATCTGGATGCCGGTGATGTTGCCAAACCAGACGAACAACTGAAGCACGGGTATGATCGCCAGCTGGATCGGAACGACCATGAGGCCCAAGACGATGGCGAAGTAGACCTCTTTGCCTGGGAAGCTGAAGAATGTGAACGCGTAGGCCGCCATCGCGGCCACGAGGATCGGCAGCACCGTTGCCGGAATCGCTACCGCGACGGTGTTCCACAGCGACGTGCCCACGTCGAGCGAATCCCAAGCCTGTGAGAAGTTGTCAAACGTCCAGGACTGTCCGAGCGGGTGTGCGAGGGCGCTCCACCATCCGGTGGCGTCGACGTCCGCTTTGGAGCGGAAGCTCGTCACGAGAATGCCCAGCAGCGGAAGCAGCCACGAGACGGCGATGCTCCCCGTCACGACGGTGAGGGCAGGGTGCGAGCGCGTCGCGGTCGTTCCACGGACGGCGCTTCGAGCGCTCCTCGTGTGTGGGCGGGAGTCGCGGATTGCCGGGGTCTCGGTCATCGGAGTTCCTCCTGTGCCCGGTAGCTACGGATCTGGTATGCGATCAGCGGCACGATCGCGATCATCAGCACGACGACCACGGCGGCCGCCTTGCCGGGGTTCTGGAAGCTGAACATCTGGTTGTAGAACTCGACCGCGAGGACGCTCGTGTCGTACTGGCCGCCGGTCATCGCGTAGATGATGTCGAAGATCTTCATCACGAAGATCACGATCGTCACGAACACGGCGAGGATCGTTCCTCGAATCTGCGGAGCGATGATCGTCAGGAAGATGCGGCGTTCGCTGGCGCCATCGAGGCGCCCCGCCTCGATCGTCTCTTCTGGCACGCCCTTGATGGCGCCCGACAGGAGGACCATAGCGAACCCGACCTGCAGCCAGATCGCGATCACCATGAGGAGGAAGCTGTTGAGCCGACCGGCATCCACGGTCATCCATGGCACCGGATCGGCGCCGCCAGCTGTCCAGAGTGCGTTGAGCATCCCGGTCTGCGGCAGGCCGGGAGCTTTGTAGTCGTAGACAAATCTCCACGTGGCGGCGGCCGCCACTCCGGAGATCGCCATCGGGAGAAAGATCATCGCCTTGAACGTCGCCTCGCGTTTTCGCCCCAGACGGTTGGTGAGTGCGGCGACGATGAGACCTTCCCACGACGGCGCCCGCCGGCACGACCAGCACCCAGAGAACGTTGTTGACCAAGGTTCCGATGAAGCTGGGGCTCGCGAAGAGATCGATGTAGTTGTCGAGTCCCGCGAACGACGCACCCTCGCCGCGCCGTTGGCTGGCCCTCGTGAAGCTCTCGACGATCGTGCGGATGGCCGGATAGAGCAGGAACACCGCCACAAGCAGGATCCCCGGGGTGAGGAACACGTAAGGAATGAGTCGGGGCCGCCATCGCCGGGGCGCGCGACCGATCGCCCAGTTGAGCAGCCAGAAGATGAGAAATGAGACGCCGAGACCGATGGTCACGGACGCGAGCGCGCTGACGATTGCCATGAGGGCACCCCCTAGATGGTCGTGGGTTTATGGAGCCGACCCGGGGCGGGCCGCCGACCGTCTCTCGGTGGCCCGCCCCGGCGTCACTATCGCTTCGGCCAGGACGCGTCGATCGCGGTGAAGGCGTCCGCCATCGTGGTCTGCCCGGCGAACCAGCTGGTCAGCTGCGTCCACTCCGTTCCGGCCCCGACTTCGCCCGGCATCTGGTCCGACGCGTCGAAACCGAACACCTTCGCCTCCTTGAGGAGCTCCTGTGCCTTCCGTTGGAACTGGGTCGTGTAGGCGCTGGTATCGAACGTTCCGTGTGGGGAGAGAAAGATCGCCTGACCCGCATAACCGTTCGTGCCGAAGTCCTTGCCGGTCAGGTACTCGACAACCTTCTTGGTCGCCTCGGTCTTACTGAACGCGCCGACGAGGTCACCGCCGCCGAGCATGGCATTGTCCGTTCCTTCCGGCGAGGGCAGCTGGAAGAAGTCGATGTTGCTCAGGTCGCCCTTCGCGATCTGCGCCTTGACGCTGTCGGGGAAGAAGTCGGCCACGAACGATCCCTGACGCATCATGAAGCACTGGCCGTTGGCCTTGCCGTCGACGAAGAGCTGGTTGCCCGCCGTCTGGAACGAGGTGGTGGCCGCAGCGGGACCGCCACCGTTGATCTGCCCAGGGGCGAGCAGCTCGGCGGCGACCTTGTCGCCCGCCTTGGTGACCAGGCTGCTGTTGAACTTCACGTCGCCCGCGATCCAGCTGTCGTACTCGTCGAGCCCGCCGTAGCGAAGCACGTACTCCTCGAGCCAGTCGGTGGCGGGCCAGCCGGTCGCGCCACCCGACTCGAGCCCCACGCACCACGGGTACCCGAGGCCCTGGTCGACGATCTTCTTCTCGAGCGCGGTCATCTCGGCGTCCGTCGTGGGTACCGACAAGCCTGCCGCGGCGAAGGCGCTCGGGTTGTACCAAACGAGCGACTTCACGTTGATGGAGTACGGGAGGCCATAGGTCTTCCCGTCGTTCTGGGCTATGGTCCCCAGTCCGTTCGCTTCGTCGGCTGTGATGGCCGCGACATCCACCCCGATGTCTTCGAGCGGGTAAAGCTGGTTGATCTGGCTCTTGAGCACGCCCGGCTGCGGGTAGATCGCGATGTCGGGCGGGTTCCCAGCTGCGGCGCGCGCGATGATCGCGGTCTGGAAGTCGGAGCTCGGTTCGTACTTCGCCGTGACCCCGCTCTTCTTGGACCACGCATCGAGGTCCGCCTGGAATGCCGTCGCCTGCGCGTCGGTGAAGGCGCCCATGATGGTGACCGTCGACCCCGATGTCTGGTCGTTCGGTGTCGACGAGCTGCAGCCCGCGAGAACCACCGCCCCCAGGGCAAGTGTCGCCACGGCGCCGAGACTGCTTCGAAGCTTCATTGATTCTCTCCTCTACTCCGATGTAAGGGCACGGACCCAAATCG
It includes:
- a CDS encoding carbohydrate ABC transporter permease; translation: MTETPAIRDSRPHTRSARSAVRGTTATRSHPALTVVTGSIAVSWLLPLLGILVTSFRSKADVDATGWWSALAHPLGQSWTFDNFSQAWDSLDVGTSLWNTVAVAIPATVLPILVAAMAAYAFTFFSFPGKEVYFAIVLGLMVVPIQLAIIPVLQLFVWFGNITGIQIVGEYPAAWIVHATFALPLAIYIFRNYMSTLPNSLIEAARVDGASHFQIFWRLVVPLSVPALASFAIFQFLWVWNDFLVAAIFIQSGPHAVLTQGLYGLLGQYGQGWPRVAAGSFITLVVPLALFFALQRYFVRGLTAGSVK
- a CDS encoding ABC transporter substrate-binding protein is translated as MKLRSSLGAVATLALGAVVLAGCSSSTPNDQTSGSTVTIMGAFTDAQATAFQADLDAWSKKSGVTAKYEPSSDFQTAIIARAAAGNPPDIAIYPQPGVLKSQINQLYPLEDIGVDVAAITADEANGLGTIAQNDGKTYGLPYSINVKSLVWYNPSAFAAAGLSVPTTDAEMTALEKKIVDQGLGYPWCVGLESGGATGWPATDWLEEYVLRYGGLDEYDSWIAGDVKFNSSLVTKAGDKVAAELLAPGQINGGGPAAATTSFQTAGNQLFVDGKANGQCFMMRQGSFVADFFPDSVKAQIAKGDLSNIDFFQLPSPEGTDNAMLGGGDLVGAFSKTEATKKVVEYLTGKDFGTNGYAGQAIFLSPHGTFDTSAYTTQFQRKAQELLKEAKVFGFDASDQMPGEVGAGTEWTQLTSWFAGQTTMADAFTAIDASWPKR
- a CDS encoding carbohydrate ABC transporter permease, with amino-acid sequence MRRSRDSTTTSISSRAPASSEPWSTTFSGCWSCRRAPSWEGLIVAALTNRLGRKREATFKAMIFLPMAISGVAAAATWRFVYDYKAPGLPQTGMLNALWTAGGADPVPWMTVDAGRLNSFLLMVIAIWLQVGFAMVLLSGAIKGVPEETIEAGRLDGASERRIFLTIIAPQIRGTILAVFVTIVIFVMKIFDIIYAMTGGQYDTSVLAVEFYNQMFSFQNPGKAAAVVVVLMIAIVPLIAYQIRSYRAQEELR